A window from Leuconostoc mesenteroides subsp. mesenteroides encodes these proteins:
- a CDS encoding argininosuccinate synthase — translation MTDTLVLAYSGGLDTSVAIPWLKEKGYDIIAVVLDVGQHGKNLNEIQAKALKVGAKQSIVIDAKAEFADKYVAPVIKANMMYEGEYPMVSALSRPLIIKKLVDIAHENDAVAIAHGSTGHGNDQVRFEAAIHALDPDMKIEAPIRDFQWSREEEIQYAQEHDVPVPIDLDSPYSIDENLWGRANEAGILENPWNQAPEDAFALTTAIEETPDTPEFIDVTFEGGVPVALNGEVLSLEKLIVTVNEIAGKHGIGRIDHIENRLVGIKSREIYEAPAAAVLMTAHKDLEDLTLERDVAHFKPIVEQQLANLVYEAKWVSPLFDSLMAFIDSTQQNVNGVVKMKLFKGNATAVARQSEHNSLYDEDLATYTSSSSFDQASAVGFIKLWTLSNTVYEQVNHVHSQEKKNTVK, via the coding sequence ATGACAGACACATTAGTATTAGCATACTCCGGTGGTTTAGATACTTCAGTAGCCATTCCTTGGTTAAAGGAAAAAGGGTACGATATTATCGCAGTTGTTTTGGATGTAGGGCAACATGGTAAGAATTTAAATGAAATTCAAGCAAAGGCACTAAAAGTTGGAGCCAAACAATCAATCGTTATTGATGCAAAAGCTGAATTTGCGGATAAATATGTTGCACCAGTTATTAAAGCTAACATGATGTATGAAGGCGAATATCCAATGGTATCAGCCTTGTCTCGTCCATTAATCATCAAAAAATTAGTTGACATCGCACATGAAAATGACGCGGTTGCGATTGCACATGGATCAACGGGTCACGGTAATGATCAAGTACGTTTCGAAGCTGCGATTCATGCATTGGATCCTGATATGAAGATTGAAGCACCAATTCGTGATTTTCAATGGTCACGTGAAGAAGAAATTCAATACGCACAAGAACATGATGTTCCGGTACCTATTGATTTGGATTCGCCATACTCAATCGATGAAAACTTATGGGGACGTGCCAATGAAGCTGGTATATTAGAAAACCCATGGAACCAAGCGCCAGAAGATGCATTTGCCTTGACAACCGCCATTGAAGAAACACCAGATACACCAGAATTTATCGATGTTACTTTCGAAGGTGGTGTGCCAGTTGCGCTTAATGGTGAAGTATTGTCATTAGAAAAGCTCATTGTGACGGTTAATGAAATCGCTGGAAAGCATGGCATTGGTCGTATCGATCATATTGAAAATCGTTTGGTTGGTATTAAATCACGTGAGATTTATGAAGCACCAGCTGCAGCTGTTTTGATGACAGCACATAAGGATTTGGAAGATTTGACATTAGAACGCGATGTTGCTCATTTCAAGCCAATTGTAGAACAACAGCTAGCTAACCTAGTTTATGAAGCAAAGTGGGTATCACCATTATTTGATAGCTTAATGGCCTTTATCGATAGCACGCAACAAAACGTTAATGGTGTGGTTAAGATGAAGTTGTTTAAGGGGAATGCCACTGCAGTAGCACGTCAATCGGAACACAACTCACTATATGATGAAGATTTGGCAACATATACTTCATCATCATCATTTGATCAGGCATCTGCCGTAGGATTTATCAAATTGTGGACACTAAGTAACACGGTTTATGAACAAGTTAACCATGTCCACTCACAAGAGAAAAAGAACACAGTGAAATAA
- a CDS encoding adenylosuccinate synthase, protein MSGVIVVGSQWGDEGKGKIVDFFAEHADAVVRYQGGNNAGHTIWHGDTKFELSALPSGIVTKGQLAILGNGVVINPEALLAEIKEVESQGVTVENLIISNRAHVIMPYHIALDKASETASNNRIGTTKKGIGPAYTDKISRVGIRVADLIDPEIFGKLLKEYLPFKNAQLTKLYGEEALDYNEIYEKYVEYGRQLAPYVTDTSYLLGQQMKENKRVVFEGAQGVMLDVDHGTYPFVTSSNPTAGGVMNGAGVGPKQIQDVVGVIKAYTSRVGSGPFPTELFNDTADHIREIGHEYGVVTKRPRRIGWLDAVALRHAVQVSGLTKLAINSLDVLSGLKEVKIATSYTYKGEEIHHFPASDTWFQGLDVNFETLPGWDEDITDVKKFDELPINAQNYLNRISELLEVDLLSFAVGPKPEQTHLLHPVWGINITIKKSR, encoded by the coding sequence ATGTCTGGTGTAATTGTTGTTGGTTCGCAATGGGGTGATGAAGGAAAAGGAAAGATTGTTGACTTTTTCGCGGAACATGCGGACGCAGTAGTGCGTTATCAAGGTGGTAATAACGCAGGGCACACAATTTGGCATGGTGATACAAAATTTGAGTTATCAGCATTGCCATCAGGAATTGTCACAAAAGGGCAACTTGCTATTTTGGGTAACGGTGTGGTTATTAATCCAGAGGCACTGTTAGCAGAAATAAAAGAAGTTGAATCTCAAGGTGTTACAGTTGAAAATTTGATTATTTCAAATCGTGCGCATGTGATTATGCCTTATCATATCGCATTAGACAAAGCATCTGAAACAGCATCAAATAATCGTATTGGTACAACTAAAAAGGGTATCGGCCCAGCTTATACAGATAAAATTTCACGTGTTGGTATTCGTGTCGCTGATTTAATTGATCCTGAAATTTTTGGTAAGTTATTAAAAGAGTACTTACCATTCAAGAATGCGCAATTAACCAAGTTATACGGTGAAGAAGCGCTTGACTATAATGAAATATATGAAAAGTATGTCGAATATGGCCGCCAATTGGCGCCGTATGTCACTGATACATCTTATTTACTAGGTCAACAAATGAAAGAAAACAAACGTGTGGTTTTCGAAGGAGCCCAAGGGGTCATGTTAGATGTGGACCACGGCACATATCCATTTGTGACTAGTTCAAATCCGACTGCTGGTGGCGTTATGAATGGTGCGGGTGTAGGACCAAAGCAAATTCAAGATGTTGTTGGTGTTATTAAAGCTTATACATCACGTGTTGGTTCAGGACCATTCCCTACAGAATTGTTTAATGATACAGCGGATCATATTCGTGAAATTGGTCATGAATATGGTGTTGTGACAAAGCGCCCACGTCGAATTGGTTGGTTAGATGCTGTTGCATTGCGTCATGCAGTGCAAGTATCTGGCTTAACCAAGCTAGCTATTAATTCATTAGATGTTTTATCTGGGTTAAAAGAAGTTAAAATCGCAACATCATATACTTATAAAGGTGAAGAAATTCATCATTTCCCAGCATCAGATACTTGGTTCCAAGGGTTAGATGTTAATTTTGAGACATTGCCTGGTTGGGATGAAGATATTACTGATGTCAAGAAGTTTGATGAGTTACCAATTAATGCACAAAACTATTTGAATAGAATTTCTGAATTATTAGAAGTCGATTTATTAAGTTTCGCCGTTGGCCCTAAGCCGGAACAGACACATTTATTGCACCCAGTTTGGGGAATAAACATTACAATTAAAAAAAGCAGATAA
- a CDS encoding YebC/PmpR family DNA-binding transcriptional regulator, producing MSGHSKWHNIQGRKNAQDAKRGKIFQKIAHDLYVAAKAGGADPDMNASLRLVVEKAKAANMPKENIQRALDKASGANGAKFEEVTYEGYGTAGVAVLVEASTDNINRTVSSVRNSFKHAGGALGTSGSVAFQFDRKGYLAIDRNAFPTLDEDTVLEDALEAGAEDVQTSDDVFEIYTEPADFQIVESALIESGYIFEEAEVTMIAQNPMDISEEEREKLDKLVDELEDNEDVLAVYTTAD from the coding sequence ATGTCAGGACATAGTAAATGGCATAACATTCAAGGTCGTAAAAACGCCCAAGATGCTAAGCGTGGTAAAATTTTTCAAAAGATAGCGCACGACTTATATGTTGCTGCAAAAGCCGGCGGTGCAGATCCAGATATGAACGCATCATTGCGATTAGTTGTTGAAAAAGCTAAGGCTGCTAACATGCCTAAGGAAAACATACAACGTGCATTAGATAAGGCCTCTGGCGCAAATGGTGCTAAGTTTGAAGAAGTCACTTACGAAGGCTATGGTACAGCTGGTGTAGCTGTTCTTGTTGAAGCGTCTACAGATAATATTAACCGCACAGTATCGAGCGTTCGTAACTCATTCAAGCACGCAGGCGGTGCATTAGGAACTTCGGGCTCAGTAGCATTCCAGTTTGATCGTAAGGGTTATTTGGCTATTGATCGTAATGCGTTTCCCACTCTAGACGAAGACACAGTCCTAGAGGATGCGTTGGAAGCAGGTGCTGAGGATGTACAAACTTCTGATGATGTTTTTGAAATCTACACAGAACCAGCCGATTTCCAAATTGTTGAATCAGCTTTGATAGAATCTGGATATATTTTTGAAGAGGCAGAGGTAACAATGATTGCTCAAAATCCAATGGATATTTCAGAAGAAGAACGTGAGAAGTTGGATAAGTTAGTCGATGAATTAGAAGACAATGAAGACGTTTTGGCGGTTTACACAACTGCTGATTAG
- a CDS encoding phosphatidylglycerophosphatase A translates to MTKELQESAITTLARRGVTTNDIAEGTRTFLSDKYKDAINEEVLAKSIAHVLYKDEVADIILTAVYLDEQAEVMSDDQPLKARLQRDANGHNVDEILAIAITQQFSAAATVHYGLLDDLKPGLIGEINDKTDSINVYLDDILAALIASSAMSYLELLGGNQY, encoded by the coding sequence ATGACTAAAGAATTACAAGAATCAGCAATCACAACGCTTGCACGTCGAGGTGTGACTACCAATGATATCGCTGAAGGCACACGTACATTTTTGAGTGACAAATACAAAGATGCCATTAATGAAGAAGTATTAGCCAAATCTATTGCACATGTTCTTTACAAAGATGAAGTAGCTGACATTATTTTGACTGCAGTATATCTTGATGAGCAAGCAGAAGTTATGTCCGATGACCAACCCTTAAAAGCACGTTTGCAGCGCGATGCCAACGGTCATAATGTCGATGAAATTTTGGCCATTGCAATTACGCAACAATTTTCTGCAGCAGCAACAGTGCATTATGGTTTGTTAGATGACTTAAAACCAGGGTTGATTGGAGAAATTAACGATAAGACTGATAGTATTAATGTTTACTTGGACGATATTTTGGCAGCTTTGATTGCTAGTTCAGCAATGTCATATTTGGAGCTTTTGGGTGGTAATCAATATTAA
- a CDS encoding 3-phosphoglycerate dehydrogenase translates to MTNIKTYNAISPKGLDYLKDHHYDINGNDAPKGILLRSQNLHDEPIDDNVRAIVRAGAGFNNIPVEELSKRGIAIFNTPGGNANAVKELTIASLVLAARPVVGAIQFANDTRGGDVSLRTESNKGGYRGTELSGKKLGVIGLGNVGSKVANTALALDMDVIGYDPGLNANTAWRVDRHIVHARSVEEVLEQADYVTIHIPLEEKNRHFIDADKLHLMKPTAALLNLSRGGIVDDEAAKTALDNDQLRVYITDFADSVLFDNPKVIITPHIGGSTIEAEDTSALMAAHQLDEYLTTGNIVNSVNYPDINEPFTTNYRVGIIHENVPNMLGQISKFFGDHNINIEQLSNRAVGNYAYTMVAINDFTDEQQELVKTALDEIPHVILTRRYVNPRI, encoded by the coding sequence ATGACAAATATTAAAACTTATAATGCTATTAGTCCTAAAGGACTAGACTATTTAAAAGATCATCATTACGATATTAACGGTAATGATGCACCGAAAGGCATCTTATTACGCTCACAAAATTTACATGATGAACCAATAGATGATAATGTTCGTGCCATTGTTCGTGCTGGTGCCGGTTTTAATAATATTCCTGTTGAGGAATTATCAAAACGTGGTATTGCTATTTTTAATACCCCTGGTGGGAACGCAAATGCCGTGAAAGAATTAACAATTGCATCACTAGTTTTAGCAGCACGACCAGTAGTTGGTGCTATACAATTTGCTAATGATACACGGGGCGGGGATGTGTCTTTACGCACCGAGTCAAATAAAGGTGGTTACCGTGGCACAGAGCTATCCGGAAAGAAACTGGGTGTTATTGGTTTAGGAAACGTTGGCTCAAAAGTTGCTAATACAGCTTTAGCTCTTGATATGGATGTTATTGGTTATGATCCAGGGTTGAATGCTAATACGGCTTGGCGTGTTGATCGTCATATTGTCCATGCTAGAAGTGTTGAAGAGGTATTAGAACAAGCTGATTATGTAACCATTCATATTCCACTAGAAGAAAAAAATCGTCATTTTATTGATGCGGATAAATTACATCTAATGAAGCCAACGGCTGCATTACTCAACTTGTCAAGAGGCGGTATTGTTGATGATGAAGCTGCAAAAACAGCGTTAGATAATGATCAGTTACGCGTTTATATCACTGATTTTGCTGACAGCGTTCTGTTTGATAATCCTAAGGTTATTATTACCCCACACATTGGTGGATCAACTATTGAAGCAGAAGACACCAGCGCCTTGATGGCTGCACATCAACTGGATGAGTATTTAACAACAGGAAATATTGTCAATTCAGTTAATTATCCAGATATTAATGAACCTTTCACGACCAATTATCGTGTCGGCATTATTCACGAAAATGTACCGAATATGTTGGGACAAATTTCAAAGTTCTTTGGCGACCATAATATTAACATTGAACAGCTAAGTAATCGTGCTGTTGGAAATTATGCTTACACTATGGTGGCAATTAATGACTTTACTGATGAACAACAAGAGTTGGTGAAAACAGCACTGGATGAAATTCCACATGTTATCTTAACTCGCCGTTACGTTAACCCAAGAATATAA
- the serC gene encoding 3-phosphoserine/phosphohydroxythreonine transaminase: MTNYNFSAGPGVLPTPVLTKIKNEFIKNEFTHMSIIEISHRSTQFEEIINSAEERLRDLMNISDDYGVAFIQGGGSTQFEMLPLNFANNKNSIAVLDSGNFASKAAQAAIAIGKQATILDSSKADHYHHLPMLSSDFNADQYDYLHLTTNNTIEGATYHRSFVPKTSGRLTADMSSNILAEPYDVSDFDAIFAGAQKNLGPAGVTVAIVKKDWLKEQNIENVGSMLRYQNYLDKHSMYNTPPVFSIYALNLVLEWVQEQGGVDSMYAQNIEKSAKLYDYLDNSTFYHASVDESARSLTNVVFTTADLERDQAIAKDATKEGLFNLNGHRSVGGFRASLYNAQPIEAVDALITFLKKAENNYK; the protein is encoded by the coding sequence ATGACAAACTATAATTTTTCTGCTGGTCCAGGTGTGCTACCAACGCCAGTTCTCACCAAGATTAAAAATGAATTCATCAAAAATGAATTTACACATATGTCCATCATAGAAATTTCGCATCGCTCTACCCAATTTGAAGAAATTATTAACAGCGCTGAAGAACGTTTGCGTGATTTGATGAATATATCAGATGATTATGGTGTTGCATTTATTCAAGGTGGGGGATCCACACAATTTGAAATGTTGCCACTTAACTTTGCCAATAATAAGAATAGCATTGCTGTGTTAGATTCAGGTAATTTTGCCTCAAAAGCAGCACAGGCAGCGATTGCAATAGGCAAACAAGCAACAATTTTGGACAGCTCTAAGGCAGATCACTATCATCATTTACCTATGCTATCTAGCGATTTTAACGCTGATCAGTATGATTACCTACATCTAACGACCAATAATACAATTGAGGGCGCCACTTACCACCGGTCATTTGTGCCTAAAACTAGCGGTAGACTGACAGCGGATATGAGTTCAAATATTTTGGCGGAACCATATGATGTCAGTGATTTTGATGCCATTTTTGCGGGGGCGCAAAAGAATCTTGGACCCGCTGGTGTTACGGTTGCTATTGTTAAAAAAGATTGGTTAAAAGAACAAAATATTGAAAATGTTGGTTCGATGTTGCGTTATCAAAACTATTTAGACAAGCATTCAATGTATAATACACCGCCAGTATTTTCAATTTATGCGCTCAACTTAGTACTGGAGTGGGTACAAGAGCAGGGAGGCGTTGACAGCATGTACGCGCAAAATATTGAGAAGTCTGCAAAATTGTATGATTATCTAGATAACTCAACATTTTATCATGCCTCAGTCGATGAATCAGCACGTTCACTGACAAATGTTGTCTTTACTACAGCAGACTTAGAACGAGATCAAGCAATAGCCAAAGATGCAACTAAAGAAGGCTTATTTAATTTAAATGGTCATCGGTCGGTCGGTGGTTTCCGTGCTTCATTATACAATGCACAACCTATTGAAGCTGTTGATGCCCTAATTACATTTTTGAAGAAAGCAGAAAATAATTACAAATGA
- the pta gene encoding phosphate acetyltransferase has protein sequence MELFEQLKNKITGQNKTIVFPEGEDPRIQGAAIRLAADSLIEPILLGNAQEISKTAQAHNFDLSNIETIDPASYDKNELAKLNASLVERRKGKTDAETAAKWLQNVNYFGTMLVYTGKADGMVSGAVHPTGDTVRPALQIIKTAPGSSRISGAFIMQKGEERYVFADAAINIDIDSDTMAEIAIQSAHTAQVFDIEPKVAMLSFSTKGSAKSPLVDKVATATALAKKLAPELAGSIDGELQFDAAFVESVAASKAPNSKVAGKANTFIFPSLEAGNIGYKIAQRLGGFEAIGPILQGLAKPVSDLSRGANEEDVYKVAIITAAQAL, from the coding sequence ATGGAACTTTTTGAGCAATTAAAAAATAAAATAACCGGTCAAAATAAGACAATTGTATTCCCGGAAGGTGAGGATCCTCGTATACAAGGCGCAGCTATCAGATTAGCAGCTGACAGCTTGATCGAGCCAATACTATTGGGGAATGCACAGGAAATTTCAAAAACAGCCCAAGCGCATAACTTTGATTTGTCGAATATAGAGACGATAGATCCTGCATCATACGATAAGAATGAATTAGCTAAATTAAATGCGTCACTTGTCGAAAGGCGTAAAGGAAAAACAGACGCCGAGACAGCTGCTAAATGGCTACAAAATGTTAATTATTTTGGGACCATGTTAGTTTATACTGGTAAAGCTGATGGCATGGTATCAGGTGCCGTACATCCAACTGGTGATACAGTTCGTCCTGCGCTGCAAATTATTAAAACGGCACCTGGCTCATCACGTATCTCTGGTGCATTCATTATGCAAAAAGGTGAAGAGCGTTATGTATTTGCAGATGCTGCCATTAATATTGACATTGATTCAGACACAATGGCTGAAATTGCAATACAATCAGCACATACAGCTCAAGTGTTTGATATTGAACCAAAAGTAGCAATGCTTTCATTTTCAACCAAAGGCTCCGCAAAGTCACCGTTGGTCGATAAGGTAGCAACGGCCACTGCATTGGCTAAAAAGTTAGCACCAGAGCTTGCAGGCTCAATTGATGGAGAGTTACAGTTTGATGCGGCGTTTGTTGAGTCTGTGGCTGCCTCTAAAGCACCCAATTCAAAAGTTGCAGGTAAAGCAAACACATTTATTTTTCCAAGTCTAGAAGCTGGAAACATTGGCTATAAGATTGCGCAACGTTTGGGCGGATTCGAAGCGATTGGGCCAATCTTACAAGGGTTGGCTAAACCAGTTTCTGATTTATCGCGAGGAGCTAATGAAGAGGATGTCTATAAAGTAGCTATTATTACCGCTGCGCAAGCATTGTAA
- a CDS encoding uracil-DNA glycosylase, which yields MPLSHTTWAPAVKAKLNPEYLKQVARFIQSTYREDTHVFPQQKNIFAALEKTPLPETKVVIMGQDPYHNMGQAQGLSFSVPENVPAPPSLQNILKELSTDIGSRQSHDLTSWSTQGVLLLNAVLTVPEGQANGHQGKIWEPLTDSLIQIASEDDAPKVFILWGKFAQSKRQFIDESKHLVLMSAHPSPLSAYRGFFGSQPFSKANHFLVAKGRQPIDWLK from the coding sequence ATGCCATTATCACACACAACTTGGGCACCCGCTGTTAAAGCCAAGTTAAATCCGGAGTATTTAAAACAGGTCGCGCGATTTATTCAATCAACCTATCGGGAAGATACGCATGTTTTTCCACAACAAAAAAATATATTTGCTGCTCTTGAGAAAACACCTTTACCCGAGACAAAAGTGGTCATCATGGGGCAAGATCCATATCATAATATGGGTCAGGCACAAGGACTGAGCTTCTCAGTTCCTGAAAACGTGCCAGCGCCACCTTCCTTACAGAATATTTTAAAAGAGCTTTCGACAGATATTGGGTCTCGTCAATCGCATGATTTAACTAGTTGGTCCACACAGGGGGTACTGTTATTAAATGCTGTGTTAACAGTTCCAGAAGGGCAAGCTAATGGACATCAAGGGAAAATTTGGGAGCCGCTGACGGACAGTTTGATCCAAATCGCTTCTGAGGATGATGCACCGAAAGTTTTTATTTTGTGGGGAAAGTTTGCCCAGTCGAAACGGCAATTTATTGATGAGTCTAAGCATCTTGTTTTAATGAGTGCGCACCCCAGCCCACTATCAGCTTACCGTGGTTTTTTTGGCAGCCAACCATTCTCAAAAGCAAATCACTTTTTAGTTGCTAAGGGGCGACAACCTATTGATTGGTTAAAATGA
- a CDS encoding PTS sugar transporter subunit IIC — translation MAQNAITPQHKIDTDQIKEKMTQEKESVRDTVYKVSAAVSNAILVTLGMGLLLQTIAGFIHWAPMVQMGAITKIMLPAAFGAAIASQMKTNTMVMFSAMAASAVGANAVFFTDKAVAGVTATGYAGTQAAGSAIMTTGQPISAVMAGVIAVLFGKWLSGKTPLDMVIVPAATTIVGTVSGYYLAAVTTPALVAVGKFIASSVAVNPIIGTAIVAMAFGAMTMTPASAAALAVAIGATGVTSPEAAGAILIGTTAVFVGFPAMSFHENKIGATIAQGIVTPKIQFPNLTENPALIIPPMIGAAIAAPIATIVFNVTAPFSMAGIGFNSFIVPLALAGSNPAAFAAYMIIGVGVPVIVSFVGYRFMRKMGWAKPQQLHLEMI, via the coding sequence ATGGCACAAAACGCAATTACACCACAACATAAAATTGATACGGATCAAATTAAAGAAAAAATGACTCAAGAAAAAGAGTCAGTTCGTGATACTGTTTATAAAGTCAGTGCAGCTGTCTCAAACGCCATTTTAGTCACCTTGGGTATGGGACTATTGTTGCAGACAATTGCGGGATTTATCCACTGGGCACCAATGGTTCAAATGGGCGCAATTACTAAAATTATGTTGCCAGCAGCATTTGGCGCAGCAATTGCATCACAAATGAAAACGAATACAATGGTTATGTTTAGTGCGATGGCTGCCTCAGCAGTTGGTGCTAACGCTGTTTTCTTCACAGATAAAGCGGTGGCGGGTGTGACAGCAACTGGATACGCTGGTACACAAGCTGCTGGGTCAGCTATAATGACCACTGGGCAACCAATTTCAGCTGTTATGGCGGGTGTGATTGCTGTATTGTTTGGTAAGTGGTTAAGTGGCAAGACGCCCTTAGATATGGTTATTGTTCCAGCGGCAACAACGATTGTTGGGACGGTGTCTGGATACTACTTGGCTGCTGTTACAACGCCAGCCTTGGTTGCAGTCGGAAAGTTTATTGCTTCAAGTGTTGCAGTGAACCCAATTATTGGTACAGCCATTGTTGCCATGGCTTTTGGTGCAATGACTATGACGCCAGCTTCTGCAGCGGCTTTAGCTGTAGCAATTGGTGCAACTGGTGTAACTTCACCAGAGGCTGCCGGAGCAATCTTAATTGGTACAACGGCTGTATTCGTTGGTTTTCCTGCAATGTCATTTCACGAAAATAAAATTGGTGCAACAATTGCTCAGGGTATCGTCACGCCAAAAATTCAATTTCCAAATTTGACTGAAAATCCTGCCTTGATTATTCCGCCAATGATTGGCGCAGCAATTGCCGCCCCAATTGCAACAATTGTATTTAATGTTACTGCACCTTTCTCAATGGCTGGTATTGGATTTAATTCGTTTATCGTTCCGTTGGCATTGGCGGGATCAAACCCTGCTGCCTTTGCTGCTTACATGATTATCGGTGTAGGTGTTCCGGTGATTGTTTCATTTGTTGGTTATCGTTTCATGCGTAAAATGGGTTGGGCAAAGCCACAACAATTGCACTTGGAGATGATTTAA
- a CDS encoding SAM-dependent methyltransferase — protein MTMRIKLEQYARQFSDSPDTLIKINAARKALESLSQHTLPTHPLPQLSFSSQNILSDLRLMPLDDLFSEFRQTIIKSFGIWHLPNQLWLSDLNQVINGRRVLEIMSGNGVIASQLRILGNDVIATDNFDWHGQDIQHPDLWTEVICLDALESIKRMSYDVVILSWAPDTDETDWQILQILRAQHFNGDFIVIGEKDGATNSQLFWQNAKLSRPKKLNQHHQPFDFINDQVWLVQ, from the coding sequence ATGACGATGCGGATTAAATTAGAACAGTATGCTCGGCAATTTTCCGACAGCCCAGATACGTTGATTAAAATAAATGCAGCGCGCAAGGCATTAGAGTCCCTTTCGCAGCATACTTTACCCACTCATCCCCTACCTCAGCTTAGTTTTTCTAGTCAAAACATTCTATCCGATTTGCGACTAATGCCTCTTGATGATTTATTTTCTGAATTTCGACAAACAATTATTAAGTCTTTTGGCATTTGGCATTTACCCAATCAGCTTTGGTTATCGGACTTAAATCAGGTTATTAATGGTCGACGAGTTTTAGAAATTATGTCAGGAAACGGTGTTATTGCTAGTCAATTGCGAATTCTAGGAAATGATGTCATCGCAACAGATAACTTCGACTGGCATGGCCAAGATATACAGCATCCTGATTTATGGACAGAAGTTATCTGTCTAGATGCATTGGAATCTATAAAAAGAATGTCCTATGATGTGGTTATTCTAAGCTGGGCCCCTGATACAGATGAAACGGACTGGCAAATCCTACAAATCTTACGTGCGCAACACTTTAATGGTGATTTTATTGTTATTGGAGAAAAAGATGGTGCAACCAATTCACAATTATTTTGGCAAAATGCAAAGCTATCACGTCCAAAAAAGTTAAATCAACATCATCAACCATTTGATTTTATTAATGATCAAGTTTGGTTAGTACAATAA
- a CDS encoding DUF368 domain-containing protein, with the protein MNNSNIKEWFVRFFKGIFIALGFILPGVSGGVLAAILGLYERMLNFMAHLRQNFKKDFWFFLPVGLGGIVGIILLSRPLEFLLVEYKAIILWGFAGAIVGTLPSLAKESGKRGRSLSDWIVFIVTIVVGGLFLYNMTAIFGTMPINFFSWMLAGALIALGVIVPGLSPSNLLLYLGLFDPMLSGFKRADVSVFLPIALGGMLTLILFSKLMNYLLHHYYAKVYHFILGIVLVSTLLIVVPPVADYSGFNMMSGFISFILFILGVWIGHWMSGLEEKYK; encoded by the coding sequence ATGAACAATAGTAACATTAAAGAGTGGTTTGTACGTTTTTTTAAAGGAATATTCATTGCTCTAGGATTTATTCTGCCAGGTGTATCCGGTGGCGTATTAGCAGCAATCCTTGGTTTATATGAACGAATGCTGAATTTTATGGCGCATTTGAGGCAGAATTTTAAGAAAGATTTTTGGTTTTTTCTACCAGTGGGTTTGGGTGGTATCGTTGGTATTATTTTATTGAGCCGACCATTAGAATTTTTGCTTGTTGAATATAAAGCAATTATTTTATGGGGCTTTGCTGGTGCCATTGTTGGTACTTTACCATCCCTGGCAAAAGAGAGTGGTAAGCGTGGGCGAAGCCTAAGCGACTGGATAGTGTTCATCGTCACAATAGTTGTGGGTGGATTATTCCTATATAATATGACAGCTATTTTTGGGACGATGCCAATTAATTTCTTTTCTTGGATGTTGGCTGGGGCACTAATCGCTTTAGGTGTTATTGTTCCGGGATTAAGTCCATCCAACCTGTTGCTATACTTGGGATTGTTTGATCCAATGTTATCCGGATTTAAACGTGCTGATGTAAGTGTATTTCTGCCAATAGCACTTGGTGGTATGTTGACATTAATTCTTTTTTCAAAATTAATGAACTATCTTTTACATCATTATTATGCTAAAGTGTATCATTTTATTTTAGGTATTGTTCTTGTTTCGACGCTTCTAATTGTTGTTCCACCAGTCGCTGATTATAGTGGCTTTAATATGATGAGCGGATTTATAAGCTTTATCTTATTTATTCTCGGTGTATGGATTGGTCATTGGATGAGTGGCCTAGAAGAAAAGTACAAATAA